One window from the genome of Halostella litorea encodes:
- a CDS encoding NOG1 family protein: MIFEDLPTTPTSEELIDKAFSRAARAGRAKSGFEAQQSMLQTASNILSDNLQNVTTAWPDFDEVDPFYYELAHALVDVDEVRQSLSEVTWASRKVAEIRGEYQGRLRGDTDTARKVRKQAFARMADVVEEVEDDLARLGDAREQLRKLPDIDPDEPTIVVAGYPNVGKSSFVNGVTNARGETASYPFTTKGIGVGHFHRDRIRYQIVDTPGLLDRPADERNDIESQAISALEHLADCVLFLVDASGDCGYPLDAQLELRDAVEGDFEAVPVLTVCNKADRSRDVEADHYMSVAEGENVEGVLDAAVEAIGYEPELPFDG; encoded by the coding sequence ATGATTTTCGAGGACCTCCCGACGACGCCCACGTCGGAGGAGCTCATCGACAAGGCGTTCTCGCGGGCGGCGCGGGCGGGCCGGGCCAAGAGCGGCTTCGAGGCCCAGCAGTCGATGCTCCAGACGGCGTCGAACATCCTCTCGGACAACCTGCAGAACGTCACGACGGCGTGGCCCGACTTCGACGAGGTCGACCCGTTCTACTACGAACTCGCCCACGCGCTGGTCGACGTGGACGAGGTCAGACAGAGCCTCTCGGAGGTGACCTGGGCGAGCCGCAAGGTCGCCGAGATCCGCGGGGAGTACCAAGGCCGGCTGCGGGGCGACACGGACACCGCCCGCAAGGTCCGAAAGCAGGCGTTCGCCCGCATGGCGGACGTGGTCGAGGAGGTCGAGGACGACCTCGCCCGCCTCGGCGACGCCCGCGAGCAGCTCCGGAAACTCCCGGATATCGACCCCGACGAGCCGACCATCGTCGTCGCGGGCTACCCCAACGTCGGGAAGTCGTCGTTCGTCAACGGCGTGACCAACGCCCGCGGCGAGACGGCGTCGTACCCGTTCACGACGAAGGGGATCGGCGTCGGCCACTTCCACCGGGACCGCATCCGCTACCAGATCGTCGACACGCCGGGACTGCTCGACCGGCCGGCCGACGAGCGAAACGACATCGAGTCCCAGGCCATCTCGGCCCTGGAGCACCTCGCCGACTGCGTCCTCTTTCTCGTCGACGCGAGCGGCGACTGCGGCTACCCGCTCGACGCCCAGTTGGAACTGCGGGACGCGGTCGAGGGCGACTTCGAGGCCGTCCCCGTGCTGACGGTCTGTAACAAGGCCGACCGCTCGCGGGACGTGGAGGCCGACCACTACATGAGCGTCGCGGAGGGCGAGAACGTCGAGGGCGTGCTCGACGCGGCGGTCGAGGCGATCGGCTACGAGCCCGAACTGCCGTTCGACGGGTAG
- a CDS encoding SIMPL domain-containing protein → MSRKIIATLAVATLLVTAGCLGAIGDSSADTPTTAADDGADTADRGHDDGRTVQVRANGEVTADPDRAILDVAVRATADDPETARERLSANVSTMRAALAEIGIEDDQVETGHYVIRQDRESRRNDDVTRYVAIHSFEVETDDVDGVGSVIETAVNNGATDVNQVQFTLSEEARSDLRADALTAAMENARADADVLAENANLSIAGVSAVSTGSVDVRPYHAEAMTAAADAGGTNVESGPVTVSAQVQVTYNATAA, encoded by the coding sequence ATGTCACGAAAGATCATCGCAACGCTCGCCGTCGCGACGCTGCTCGTCACGGCGGGCTGTCTGGGAGCTATCGGGGACTCGTCGGCGGACACGCCGACCACGGCGGCCGACGACGGTGCCGACACTGCGGACCGCGGCCACGACGACGGCCGAACGGTCCAGGTGCGGGCGAACGGCGAAGTGACGGCCGACCCCGACCGGGCGATCCTCGACGTCGCCGTGCGGGCGACGGCCGACGATCCCGAGACCGCACGGGAGCGACTCAGTGCGAACGTCTCGACGATGCGGGCGGCGCTGGCCGAGATCGGCATCGAGGACGACCAGGTCGAGACCGGCCACTACGTCATCCGGCAGGACCGGGAGTCCCGCCGGAACGACGACGTGACCCGTTACGTCGCGATCCACTCCTTCGAGGTCGAAACCGACGACGTCGACGGCGTCGGCTCCGTCATCGAGACGGCCGTGAACAACGGCGCGACCGACGTGAACCAGGTACAGTTCACCCTCTCCGAGGAGGCGCGGAGCGACCTCCGCGCGGACGCGCTGACGGCCGCCATGGAGAACGCGCGGGCTGACGCCGACGTCCTCGCGGAGAACGCGAACCTCTCGATCGCGGGGGTCTCAGCCGTGTCGACCGGCTCGGTCGACGTGCGGCCCTACCACGCCGAGGCGATGACCGCCGCGGCCGACGCCGGCGGCACGAACGTCGAGTCCGGCCCGGTCACCGTCTCCGCGCAGGTGCAGGTGACGTACAACGCGACCGCGGCCTGA